The candidate division TA06 bacterium nucleotide sequence TTGTTCTGTCAGCTGCCGCTGGCAATGGCGCGCACAATCCCGGTCACGAACCAGCGCCCTACGACATAATCACCCCGGGTGATGTTCCATCTCCTTGGTCCAGCCCCGTTGGGAAGAGCGCATGCATAAGTGTCGGAGCGACAGGCCCGAATGACACTCGTGCCTCTTTCAGCAGTTGGGGTCCAACCGAGTGGGATTTTGCCGCTCCTTATAATGACTATCCATACCCACCGGGTCTGATAAAACCCGATGTATGTGCCCCGGGAGTAGGGGTTCCTGGTGCCAGTTATAACAAGGTTGACGGGTATGCATCAGCAGATGGGACCTCGGGTTCTACGCCTTGCAACGCGGGCGTTATTGCTTTGATGCTGAGTGCAGATAGTACTCTCACTCTGGTAGAAATAGACTCTATTCTGGAAACGACTGCCAAAGAGCTTGGTATACCGGGTAAGGACAGCCTATTTGGCTCCGGAAGAGTCGATGCGCTCATGGCCATCGCATCTTCTAGGATGTGCTGGCTTTCAACAATCGACCACTCCATACTGGATGGAGGCACTGGAGACGGTGACGGGAGGCCTGAGGCTGGAGAGACAGACTCGCTCGTTGTCACATACACGAATGAGCCTTTGTGGCAGGATGCCAGCAGTGTATCCCTGACGCTTGTTTGCGGCGACCCTGGGATTTCCATTACTGATGGAGTTTCCGATCTCGGTCCGGTGGCCGCTGGAGACAGTGCCTCAAATATCTCCAATCCTTTTGTGTTCACTGTGGCTATGGGTTTTGAACCCAGAAAGGTCGATTTTGAAATCAGAATTGACGCGACCCCTGCAAGCTACGACACAGTGGACACGATAACCATGATGGTTGGGCACCCCTCTGTTCTTCTGGTTGATGATGATGGCGGTGGAGTATACGAGCGATTCTATCAAGAGTCTTTTGATGAGATAAATGTGGTCTACGATGACTGGGATGTTTCCACCATGGGGAACACCGGCTCTGCGTTGAACAACTATTGTCTGGTCGTATGGTTTACAGGGGATATGGGAGAATCAACTCTGACAGCAGATGACAGGTCTTATCTAGAGTCATATCTTGATGGCGGAGGGCTCCTTTTCCTGACTGGCCAGAACATAGGGCAGGAGATAGGAAGCACAAGTTTCTACTCAGATTACCTCCACGCCAGTTTCGTTCAGGCCGCCACGAATGTTTTCTTCCTTGACGGAGTCCCTGGCGATGAAATCGGCGATGGACTTAGACTGTTGACCATGGGAAGCCCTGGTGCAGGCAATCAGGTTTCGCAGGACATAATCGCTCCTTTGGCAGGTGCTGACAGCATAATCATGTATCTGCCCGGTGACTGCGCGGCAATAAAATATGACAGTGGTACCTACAAGGTTGTGTATTTTGGTTTTGGCTTTGAAGGAATAGCGTCCCGTCCGGCACAGGGCTTCGACAACAACTGGTTCATTCTGAGAAGAGTCATCAAGTGGCTTGGATGTCCCGAGGTGGGCGTCCAGGAAGGTTTTGATGTTCATCCTGCCGCTCCAGCGACCAGGCTTTTTCAGAATACGCCAAATCCGTTCTCTACAACCACGACGATTCGGTTTATACTGGGGGACGATGCCCTGCGCGAGAGGGTTAGCCTGGCAGTGTATGACGCGGCCGGCAGATTGATGGAAAGCCTGATAGAAGGCACTGTCGAGTCTCGGTTCAGCGCGTCTTTTGATGCGAGCAGCCTTCCATCTGGTGTTTACTTCTATCGTCTGGAGGCTGGTTCGGTTAATCTGTCCAGGAAAATGATTGTTGTAAAGTAGGAGGTGAAGAATCGAAATATTTCATGTAACTGTTTTCAACAACAACGTGAACTTACTAAATTCAAGATGGGGGGAATAGCGAGATGCGTCTTATTTCTATTGGTTTGATTCTGATAGCTTTCTTTTTCTGCAATGGAGCTGTTCTAGCGGACGACTACTCTAGAGGATATGTGCCGGGAGAAATGCTTGTCTGCTTCACAAAGGAAGCGAATGAACGAATATCTCTGAGAGACAGTGGTGGATTTGTCAGTGTGGGAATCCCATCAGTCGATGAACTGAATATGACGTATCAGGTCTATGATGGTAAGAGACTTATCTGGTGGGACAAGAACATGAGCGAAGCCGCGAAAGAGCATGGACTTGATAGAATCTATTACCTCCATCTGCCCAAGGATTCTGACATAGAGGTGATAGTTGCCCAGTATGAAAAGGATCCCAATGTTGAGTATGCAACACCCAACACAGTCTATAGAACCCATGTCGTTCCAAACGACCCCAGGTACGGGACTCAGTGGGGGCTGAAAAAGATTATGGCAGCAGAGGGCTGGGACATATCCAAAGGCGATTCCTCGGCTATCACTGGTTTCATTGATTCGGCAGTAGACTGGACCCATGAAGACCTGCACGATGGTCTGTGGATAAACGCTGAAGAGGATCTGAACGGAAACGGTGTTTTTGACACGTTTCCAGACGGAAACGGAGGGGACCTGAACTTCTATGACGATGATGGGAATGGATTTATAGACGACGTGATAGGATGGGACTTCATATCATGGGATTGGGATCCCACTCCGGATGTTATGGAAGGGAGCCAGCACGGGACGAGCACGTATGGCATTTCCAACGCGGTCACAGACAACGCCGTTGGAGTATCTGGGCTGGCGTGGGAATGTGTGGGTATGGCTTTCAGGTGTGGTTCCGGCTTATCTATCTTCACTGCACAGGCCATTCAGGCGATGTACTACGCTGTAGGAAATGGAGCACATGTGCTCAACAACTCGTGGGGTGGCTACTCCCCGAACTCCAACGTTAACGCTGTAGTTCAGTTCGCGCACTCGCAGAACCTTGTTATCGTTGCCTCTGCAGGCAATGATAACAGTCAGGCTATCCATTATCCCTCTGGATATGCCAATGTCATCGCGGTAGCGGCAACCGACGCCAATGACCGTAAATCGTCCTACTCCAACTATGGGACATGGGTTGACTGCTGTGCACCCGGTGATGGCATAGTGACCACTACGTGGCACAATGGTTATGAGTCTATTTATGGCACATCAGCATCCGCTCCATTCGTGACGGGGCTGGTTGCGCTGGTCAGAGGTCAGCATCCAGGATGGACAAACACCCAGATAGAAAATCAAATCCTGAGTCACTGCGGATGTGACAGTATAGACCATCTCAACCCCGGTTATGAGGGCAAGCTGGGATGGGGCAGAATCAACGTGTTCAAGACCCTGGGCACATCCGTCAAATCCTACGTTCATATGATAGGAGATATAACTGTGCTTGACGGCGGTACTGGCGATGGAGACGGCAGGCCGGAAAAGGGGGAGAGGGATTCGCTGGTTATATGGCTCAAAAATGAAGAATGCTGGTTGAACGCGCTTTCAGTGCAGGCAACCCTGGCGACCTCAGACACTGGTATCTACATGGTGGATGCCACAGTAATATTCCCTTCTCTTGCGAACGGTGACAGTGCCAACAATTCGTCAATGCCTTTTGTGTTTGATGTTTCTCCGGGCTTTGACCCTCACAGAGTCACCTTCCACGTGACAATAAACACATCGCCCAGCAGCTATCATACTGAGGACACTTTCAACCTGATGGTAGGACATCCCAGTGTCTTGCTCGTTGATGATGACGGCGGCGCCGGCTACGAACCTTTCTTTGAGGAGGCGCTCGATCAGATTTCAGTCGCCTTTGATGAGTGGGAACTTTTCAGTCAAGGAGATGTGGGCGGTGTACTGGCCAACTACTGCCTGGTGATCTGGTTTACTGGCGATCAAGTAGATAGCACGCTGGCCGCCCAGGATCAGACTGACCTTCAAACCTATTTGGACGCCGGAGGTCTTCTGTTCATCACTGGCCAGAACATAGGACAGGACATCGGAAGCGATCCTTTCTACGCGAACTACTTACACGCGAGTTTCGATCTGCCCACAACGAATGACAAGCTGCTCTATGGTGTTACGGGTGACGAGATTGGTGATGGACTCACACTCTTGACTGCTGGCAGCCCTGGTGCGGGAAACCAGACTTCGCAGGACATAATTTCGCCTCTGGCAGGTGCTGACAGTGTTATCATGTATGGTCCCGCCGACTGCGCGGCAATAAAATACGACAGCGGCACGTACAAAGTCGTTTACTTTGGCTTTGGCTTTGAAGGGATAGCGTCCCGTCCTGCACAGGGATTTGATAACAATTGGCTTGTAATGAGAGAGATAATCAAATGGCTTGGCTGTCCTCAAGTGGGAGTTGAGGAAGAAGTGGAGGTCCGAGCTCCGATTTCGAGGACGCACCTCTTTCAGATTACGCCGAACCCATTCTCTAAAGCGACGACAATTGAGTTTACGCTTGGAGGTGAAGCTCGCCGCGGCAAGACCAAGCTCGGATTGTATGATGCTGCAGGCAGACTGGTAGAGACGCTAATGGACGGCTTCAGCCAGCCGAAGTTCAGCATGTCCTTTGACGCGAGCTTGCTTCCGTCAGGTGTTTACTTCTTGAGGCTGGATACTCCTGAGGAAAGTCTATGCAGGAAGATGGTTATTGTTAAGTAATCTTATTGTGAAGGGAGGTGTTGACTGAGTATTCGTTACGGCCGCAGACTTTAATAAAACGAGGGGGTGCTTTGATGTTGAAATTTGGTGTAGTATTTTGCATCCTGCTGGTCCTCCCCGTCGCATCTCTTGCGCTGGATGGCTCGAATCTGGCCGGTCATCAGCGCGCAGCGGTTATTGAAGGGGATAGGGATGTTGCGCATGATTTGTCTTTTGATGTGCCCATAGACATTACATGTGAAGCACCTGGAGATACAGTAGGCCAGACGACCTACGATTGGTGGAGTAATGGGCCTGCCAAGAGAATGATCACCGTGAGCCCTGGAGACGGTGGCGTGCATCTTATCTGGATCGCTTCTGATCTGCCTAATCCGTTTGGGGATAGACATATGAAGTACAATGCCTATGACCCGGGGCTCGGTGACTGGGTCTTCGGAACTGGGATGACAGGCGGAGTGGTCGTGCAGTCTCTTTACAAGGATGGATACGGCACAATAGATATCGACTCTACTGGCGTGCCATTCGTCTCTTTGCACAGGACACCGCCTGGTGACTATTTGTCCGCGGTTGCCTATGATCTGTTTCCATATCTTGGTGCCTTCATAACCGTGGACTGTCCAACTGCTTTTCCCGACAGTTTCATATGGCCAAGAGTTGCAATCGACTCGGACGATATTATTCATGTAATCTCATCAAAGTATGGGGGAAGAAGGAAACTTGAGTACAGCCGGTCAACAGATCATGGTACTTCCTACAGTGCATGGACGGAGCTGGACACGCTCGGATATGGATGGCACAACGTAGCTGCATCCAAGCAGAACGGGACAGTTGCCGCGATATACTCAGTTGCGCCTGACTCTGTATGGGACCCGCCGGGAAAAAGCAACAGCCTTGTCGTCAAGGAATCGTTCGACAGCGGCGTCAGTTTCACAAAAACGACGATTCTCAAGAGTCTACTTGCCCCGGGAGACACTCTCGACTGCTTGCACTGGGGTGGAAACGGATTGTATGATGCAAATGACAGTCTCCACGTCGTGACCATAGCCACAAAGCCCGCTGACCCCGGCTACTACTATCCTATGGCTGCGTGCAACCTGTGGCACTACACTCCTGAGTTTGGTCTCAGTCTTGTATCCTCCTATGCATGGATGTATCAGACTCCCGCATTCGGTGGAATTTCTGGAATATACCCAAACACTCAACTAATACACATGCCTTCCCTTGGAATGGATAGTTACAGTGACTATCTCTACGTGCTCTGGCAAGAGTTTCCCTGGTATGAGCAGCAGGGAGGATTTGAGTGCGGCGAACTGTTCGTTTCCAGGTCCACAGATGGGGGCCAGACCTGGTCATTCAAGCACGATTTGACCAACACGCACAATGAATCCGATATGTATCCGGCAATGGCTGAGATAGTTGATGAAAAGCTCCACATAGTATATGAAGCGGATTTGGTTGCTGGTTCATACGTGCAGGGAGATTCTCCCATAAGCTTCAATCCTATCAAGTATCTGGAGCACACGATAGTGGATGGTGACGCGGAGGTTGTTTCGATCGATTCTCCTCCTACCGCGGTCACGCCCGGCCAGAGCTATACGCCACAGATTACTGTACGGAACGCTGGCTCAGGAACAATAAGCTTCTCAGTAACATGTCAGGCCGACTACGAAGGTTACGGCTTCTACATTGACACCCAGCCCGTGGATAATCTCGGACCCGGAGCATCGACTCAGATCTCTTTCATGGACTGGGTCCCAGATACGGTACTTGGAGGATATTCCGGAACATTCTGGGCGTGTGCTGGATATGTCGGCGATACGAACTATGCAAACGACTGCAAGCAGAAGGGAGTGCTTGTAGGCATAGAAGAGGTTTTCGGCGGCAGAAGCGGACCTCTCAAATTTGCGCTAGGCGAGGGGCGTCCCAGCCCGTTTGGTTCGGTAACGTCCGTTCGCTACGAGATAGCCGAAGCCGGTCACGTCTCGCTTGTCGTGTATGATATCGCGGGAAGGACCATAAAGACGCTCGTCGACAAAGACCTTTCAAAAGGCACCTACACTGCGACCTGGGACGGGAAGGATTCGGGTGGAGAGCTGGCTTCCAATGGAGTCTACTTCTACAGACTTACTTCCGGTGCTCACAGTGCGGTGAATAAGACTGTTCTTATGCGCTAGATTATACAAAGTCCTGAGTATGTCGAAGGACGAAAAGGGGCGGCTTCCGAGCCGCCCCTGAAACTTTTTGACCAGCTATATGCCATATGCTGTGCGAAACCATCCTGCACTTTGGGTATCTGGCAGAAGCAGATTCTTCGTCGGCCTGACGGCCTCCTCCCCGTGGAACGGGGCAGACAGAATGACAGGCGTTTTTCTTGTCATCCTGCCTATCGATAGTAACTGAGAAACTAAGAAATTTGGAAATTGTAGGGGAGGCGTTTCGGCGCCCATTTTGCTGGGCGGGGAGACGCCGCCCCTAAACTATTAAGATTTACCGGCAGATCTGTTTTCTTTAATGTACGAGAGGGTCGAGCGTTTCGTAGTCTGTAATTCCTGATGCATTTTGTTGTTGAAGTGTGAGGGGAAAAGGTTTAGGATAATGTAGGGCGCGTAAAGAGGTTGGGCGCATGTGTAGGTGTCATTTCACAAGAACGGGCGCATTAGTCCCGGGCAAAAATCCAGGGGGTGATAGGCATGGCAAAGTATTTTGTCTGCTTTGTATTGTTTAGTCTCCTTGTTTCCACTCAGGCGTATACCAGAAATCTGGATGGACATGGTGGTCCGGTTATGCTTCCGCCTCGTGTTCAGCACAAATCTCACACAGTCGGCAATATGAGGCTGTTCGTGTCCAACTGGGCCTCTGTAGGACTTTCGGGGTCAGACATCGGGCCTTGGGGGTGCGAGTTTCCGAAGTACTCCGAGGCCGACTATCTATACATAGGAGCTGTATGGATTGGTGCGATAGCCGATGGTGAGACACTCGTCTCTGTCGGTGTTGATGGTGGGATTCGGGAGAACAACTTCTTCCCCGGCTCATCTCCTGAAGACACAATCATAGAACGGTCCTGTGACCCCTGGTCCCCACACTACGATCCACAAGCTGTGTCCGAACAGGATCTGATTGCAATATATACTGATACGGTCGGCGAGCCATATAATCATCCCGATCACACGCCCCTGGGGATCAGAGTGACCCAGGAAAGCTATGCCTGGAGCCATACTCAGGGAGAAGATTTCATTTACATCAACTTCTGGATAGAGAATATTGGCACTCAGTTTCTTGCAGATGCCTACTTTGGACTATATATGGACCCGGACTGCACGCCGGTGACCTGGGACTATCTTTGCAGGTTTTGGGATGCTCAGGATGATGTTGTCGGTTTCAGAAGGTGGCGGGACGAATCCGACACCCTCTGGCCTTCTGGCACTGTCCTGTACAGGTGGGAAGATAGCACCTATGTTCAGCAGGTAGTTGAAGGCACCCCCAAATATCAGGACCCATCTGAGTACGTAATGACTGCGTGGACGGCAGATGCGGATGGTTGGTCGTATGAACCTTACTGTCCTCCCGTCAGATTGGGGTCAGCAGTCGGTGACCATTTTCTCTTTCCACATTGTGAGCGGGTTTCATTCAATTGGTGGCGCAGCGATCCCAATTGGGGACCTCATGACCCCGCAGACCCCACAGATCCGCCTGGCTATCCCTTGGGAGATGGTGCCAAGTACCGGATTATGAGCAACAACAGGATAGATCCAGACCAGATTTGCGATACACTGACCTACCCACCAGGCGTGGATAGTATCTTTGATACCAGATATCTCGTGGCATGCGGGCCTTTTGATATTGCACCTGGAGAAAGCCAATGGGTTCGGCTCGTCCATGTGGGAGGAGAAAACTTCCACAGAAGTGATGAACTCTGCGACTACGACTTCGCTGATCTTGCCTTGAATGTCAAGTACGACAACATCATCTACGACATTCCTGGCTATGACACTGACGGCGACGGAAACTTGGGTCAGTTTGTAGTGGTTAACGGGGACACTGAGTGGATAT carries:
- a CDS encoding T9SS type A sorting domain-containing protein; the encoded protein is MRLISIGLILIAFFFCNGAVLADDYSRGYVPGEMLVCFTKEANERISLRDSGGFVSVGIPSVDELNMTYQVYDGKRLIWWDKNMSEAAKEHGLDRIYYLHLPKDSDIEVIVAQYEKDPNVEYATPNTVYRTHVVPNDPRYGTQWGLKKIMAAEGWDISKGDSSAITGFIDSAVDWTHEDLHDGLWINAEEDLNGNGVFDTFPDGNGGDLNFYDDDGNGFIDDVIGWDFISWDWDPTPDVMEGSQHGTSTYGISNAVTDNAVGVSGLAWECVGMAFRCGSGLSIFTAQAIQAMYYAVGNGAHVLNNSWGGYSPNSNVNAVVQFAHSQNLVIVASAGNDNSQAIHYPSGYANVIAVAATDANDRKSSYSNYGTWVDCCAPGDGIVTTTWHNGYESIYGTSASAPFVTGLVALVRGQHPGWTNTQIENQILSHCGCDSIDHLNPGYEGKLGWGRINVFKTLGTSVKSYVHMIGDITVLDGGTGDGDGRPEKGERDSLVIWLKNEECWLNALSVQATLATSDTGIYMVDATVIFPSLANGDSANNSSMPFVFDVSPGFDPHRVTFHVTINTSPSSYHTEDTFNLMVGHPSVLLVDDDGGAGYEPFFEEALDQISVAFDEWELFSQGDVGGVLANYCLVIWFTGDQVDSTLAAQDQTDLQTYLDAGGLLFITGQNIGQDIGSDPFYANYLHASFDLPTTNDKLLYGVTGDEIGDGLTLLTAGSPGAGNQTSQDIISPLAGADSVIMYGPADCAAIKYDSGTYKVVYFGFGFEGIASRPAQGFDNNWLVMREIIKWLGCPQVGVEEEVEVRAPISRTHLFQITPNPFSKATTIEFTLGGEARRGKTKLGLYDAAGRLVETLMDGFSQPKFSMSFDASLLPSGVYFLRLDTPEESLCRKMVIVK
- a CDS encoding T9SS type A sorting domain-containing protein, with product MLKFGVVFCILLVLPVASLALDGSNLAGHQRAAVIEGDRDVAHDLSFDVPIDITCEAPGDTVGQTTYDWWSNGPAKRMITVSPGDGGVHLIWIASDLPNPFGDRHMKYNAYDPGLGDWVFGTGMTGGVVVQSLYKDGYGTIDIDSTGVPFVSLHRTPPGDYLSAVAYDLFPYLGAFITVDCPTAFPDSFIWPRVAIDSDDIIHVISSKYGGRRKLEYSRSTDHGTSYSAWTELDTLGYGWHNVAASKQNGTVAAIYSVAPDSVWDPPGKSNSLVVKESFDSGVSFTKTTILKSLLAPGDTLDCLHWGGNGLYDANDSLHVVTIATKPADPGYYYPMAACNLWHYTPEFGLSLVSSYAWMYQTPAFGGISGIYPNTQLIHMPSLGMDSYSDYLYVLWQEFPWYEQQGGFECGELFVSRSTDGGQTWSFKHDLTNTHNESDMYPAMAEIVDEKLHIVYEADLVAGSYVQGDSPISFNPIKYLEHTIVDGDAEVVSIDSPPTAVTPGQSYTPQITVRNAGSGTISFSVTCQADYEGYGFYIDTQPVDNLGPGASTQISFMDWVPDTVLGGYSGTFWACAGYVGDTNYANDCKQKGVLVGIEEVFGGRSGPLKFALGEGRPSPFGSVTSVRYEIAEAGHVSLVVYDIAGRTIKTLVDKDLSKGTYTATWDGKDSGGELASNGVYFYRLTSGAHSAVNKTVLMR
- a CDS encoding T9SS type A sorting domain-containing protein — protein: MRIRILAMTAVVICALTGSSSAFIGSELTARLETADADEKIPVIICLKEQAPRDYLLSGTKGLSRKARREIVSSRLKQFSKASQEEILDRLRVWEAQRACEGVQSYWIFNGIMGSLVPVVIRELSVDGQIKVIVLDSEPIIPASGFRDLDRAPFLAAPAETSWASKQVRAPEVWRLGYKGQGVVVGMVDTGVNYNHLDLENRLWHNEDEIPDNGIDDDGNGYVDDYIGFNFANWNGDPMDYDGHGTWTASIVVGDGTAGKLTGVAPEARIICCKVGGMATVWLAFQYCAENGADIVSVSMGTMHGSGSIIARSVCDNLLFNGVVLSAAAGNGAHNPGHEPAPYDIITPGDVPSPWSSPVGKSACISVGATGPNDTRASFSSWGPTEWDFAAPYNDYPYPPGLIKPDVCAPGVGVPGASYNKVDGYASADGTSGSTPCNAGVIALMLSADSTLTLVEIDSILETTAKELGIPGKDSLFGSGRVDALMAIASSRMCWLSTIDHSILDGGTGDGDGRPEAGETDSLVVTYTNEPLWQDASSVSLTLVCGDPGISITDGVSDLGPVAAGDSASNISNPFVFTVAMGFEPRKVDFEIRIDATPASYDTVDTITMMVGHPSVLLVDDDGGGVYERFYQESFDEINVVYDDWDVSTMGNTGSALNNYCLVVWFTGDMGESTLTADDRSYLESYLDGGGLLFLTGQNIGQEIGSTSFYSDYLHASFVQAATNVFFLDGVPGDEIGDGLRLLTMGSPGAGNQVSQDIIAPLAGADSIIMYLPGDCAAIKYDSGTYKVVYFGFGFEGIASRPAQGFDNNWFILRRVIKWLGCPEVGVQEGFDVHPAAPATRLFQNTPNPFSTTTTIRFILGDDALRERVSLAVYDAAGRLMESLIEGTVESRFSASFDASSLPSGVYFYRLEAGSVNLSRKMIVVK